A genomic stretch from Shewanella sediminis HAW-EB3 includes:
- the nlpI gene encoding lipoprotein NlpI has product MIQKMRTVAVVFLAGMSILLTGCVSTQSGANEQGKVMVEPVMPDYKLEITLAKLNEILSSAELTDEQRARFHYDRGVIYDSVGLRILSRIDFHQALKLQPNLADAYNFIGIYYTQEGEFESAYEAFDAVLELSPDYDYAFLNRGIALYYGERNMLAVSDMESFYSLDQKDGYRALWLYLTESEISVEQAKIRLEYNRTQLAPNAWSNELVDFYLGKKSREQVFAAAKEGLSHPNEYAERLCEAYFYIAKIAQQQGNNSDAANYFRLALATNIYDFVEHRYARIELAKINAKLYAEESAKNPH; this is encoded by the coding sequence ATGATTCAAAAGATGCGGACAGTCGCAGTAGTGTTTTTGGCTGGTATGAGTATTTTGCTAACAGGATGTGTCTCAACTCAGTCTGGCGCGAATGAGCAGGGCAAGGTCATGGTTGAACCTGTGATGCCTGATTATAAGCTTGAAATCACCTTAGCTAAATTAAATGAAATTTTGTCATCCGCCGAGTTAACCGATGAGCAGAGAGCCAGGTTTCACTATGACCGCGGCGTTATCTATGACAGCGTCGGGCTGCGTATTTTGAGTCGAATAGATTTTCATCAGGCGTTGAAATTACAACCTAACCTTGCCGATGCTTACAACTTCATTGGAATTTATTATACTCAGGAAGGTGAATTTGAAAGTGCCTATGAAGCGTTCGATGCGGTTTTAGAGCTTTCTCCTGATTACGATTACGCCTTTCTTAACCGTGGTATCGCCCTGTATTACGGTGAACGCAACATGCTTGCCGTATCAGATATGGAGTCTTTCTACTCCCTGGATCAAAAAGATGGCTATCGCGCACTTTGGCTCTACCTGACCGAAAGTGAGATAAGCGTTGAACAGGCTAAAATAAGACTCGAATATAACCGAACTCAACTGGCGCCAAATGCCTGGTCTAATGAATTGGTTGATTTCTATTTAGGGAAAAAGAGTCGGGAACAGGTTTTCGCGGCCGCTAAAGAGGGGCTTTCTCATCCCAATGAGTACGCCGAACGCCTTTGCGAAGCCTATTTCTATATCGCCAAAATTGCCCAGCAGCAGGGAAACAACAGTGATGCGGCAAATTATTTCAGGCTCGCATTAGCAACCAATATCTATGATTTTGTCGAACATAGATATGCCAGAATAGAGCTGGCTAAAATTAATGCCAAACTTTATGCCGAAGAGTCAGCCAAGAACCCTCATTAA
- the prfC gene encoding peptide chain release factor 3 → MSGNKVEVDKRRTFAIISHPDAGKTTITEKVLLFGNALQKAGTVKGKKSGQHAKSDWMEMEKDRGISITTSVMQFPYNGALVNLLDTPGHEDFSEDTYRTLTAVDSCLMVIDSAKGVEQRTIKLMEVTRLRDTPIVTFMNKLDRDIRDPLELMDEVEKVLNIACAPITWPIGCGKEFKGVYHLLRDEVILYQSGQGHTIQDSTIIKGLDNPELDAAIGTYAAEVREELELVLGASNEFDLELFLAGELTPVYFGTALGNFGVDHILDGIVEWAPKPQARETEVREVQPEDEKFSGFVFKIQANMDPKHRDRVAFMRVCSGRYEQGMKMHHVRLGKDVNVSDALTFMAGDRNRAEVAYPGDIIGLHNHGTMRIGDTFTQGEKLRFTGIPNFAPEMFRRIRLKDPLKQKQLLKGLVQLSEEGAVQVFRPIDTNDLIVGAVGILQFEVVVGRLKSEYKVEAIYEAISVSTARWVYCDDERKLEEFRRKCSTNLALDGGDNLTYIAPTMVNLNLSMERYPDIKFAKTREN, encoded by the coding sequence ATGTCAGGCAATAAAGTTGAGGTCGACAAGCGTCGTACTTTCGCCATTATCTCTCACCCCGATGCGGGTAAAACCACCATTACCGAGAAGGTACTTTTATTTGGCAACGCGCTGCAGAAGGCTGGTACTGTAAAAGGTAAGAAGTCCGGGCAACATGCGAAATCTGACTGGATGGAGATGGAGAAAGATCGTGGTATTTCGATCACAACCTCTGTGATGCAGTTCCCCTATAACGGTGCGCTCGTTAACCTTCTCGATACTCCGGGTCACGAAGATTTCTCTGAGGATACTTATCGTACTCTTACTGCCGTTGACTCATGTTTAATGGTAATTGACTCGGCGAAAGGTGTTGAGCAACGTACGATTAAGCTGATGGAAGTGACACGACTTCGTGATACGCCTATCGTCACCTTTATGAACAAACTCGATCGTGATATACGTGATCCATTAGAGTTGATGGATGAGGTTGAGAAGGTACTGAATATTGCTTGTGCCCCTATTACCTGGCCAATTGGTTGCGGTAAAGAGTTCAAGGGTGTTTATCATCTTCTACGTGATGAAGTGATCCTCTATCAGAGCGGTCAGGGCCACACGATTCAGGATTCGACAATCATTAAGGGGTTAGATAACCCTGAACTGGATGCTGCCATCGGCACTTACGCAGCAGAGGTGCGTGAGGAGCTGGAGTTAGTTCTTGGCGCATCGAACGAGTTCGACCTTGAGCTGTTTCTTGCCGGTGAGTTGACTCCCGTTTACTTCGGTACAGCCTTAGGTAACTTTGGTGTGGATCATATTCTCGATGGTATCGTTGAATGGGCGCCTAAACCACAGGCACGCGAGACCGAAGTCAGAGAAGTGCAGCCTGAAGATGAAAAATTCAGTGGTTTTGTATTTAAGATCCAAGCCAACATGGATCCTAAACATAGAGACCGGGTGGCATTTATGCGCGTCTGTTCCGGCCGTTACGAACAAGGCATGAAGATGCATCACGTTCGTCTGGGTAAAGATGTGAACGTCAGCGATGCTTTGACCTTTATGGCGGGCGATCGAAACCGCGCCGAAGTTGCCTACCCGGGTGACATCATAGGTCTACACAATCACGGAACTATGCGTATCGGTGATACCTTTACTCAAGGTGAAAAACTGCGTTTTACCGGTATACCTAACTTCGCACCAGAAATGTTTCGTCGTATACGTTTGAAAGACCCTTTGAAACAGAAGCAGTTGCTGAAAGGACTGGTTCAGCTTTCCGAAGAGGGTGCGGTTCAGGTCTTCAGGCCTATCGATACTAACGACTTGATCGTTGGTGCCGTCGGTATACTCCAGTTTGAGGTCGTTGTTGGCCGCTTAAAATCTGAGTATAAGGTTGAAGCAATCTACGAAGCTATCAGCGTCTCGACCGCCCGTTGGGTGTATTGTGATGATGAAAGAAAACTTGAAGAGTTCAGACGTAAGTGCAGCACCAACTTAGCACTCGATGGTGGTGATAACTTGACTTACATTGCGCCTACTATGGTTAACCTGAATCTCTCCATGGAACGCTATCCGGATATTAAGTTCGCGAAGACGCGTGAGAATTAA
- the pnp gene encoding polyribonucleotide nucleotidyltransferase, which translates to MNPIVKSFEYGQHTVTLETGVIARQADAAVLASMGDTTVLVTVVGKKFEEPGRDFFPLTVNYQEKTYAAGKIPGGFFKREGRPSESETLIARLIDRPIRPLFPNGFKNEVQVIITVVSVDPEINPDVISMIGTSAALAISGLPFNGPLGVARVGYTDGEYVLNPNVSQLVDSDLDLIVAGTQGAVLMVESEAAALPEEVMLGGVVYGHDQQQVVISAINELKAEASKPAWDWTAPVQDADLVAKIKDLAEAEMAAAYQIEVKQDRYTQVGVVKSAAKEALLAENPEADLREIDGLLGSLEKQVVRSRIIAGNPRIDGREPDMVRGLNVMAGVLPRTHGSALFTRGETQALVTCTLGTERDAQKVDSIMGEYTNRFMLHYNFPPYSVGETGFVGSPKRREIGHGKLAWRGINAVMPSAEEFPYSVRVVSEITESNGSSSMASVCGTSLALMDAGVPIKTSVAGIAMGLVKEGDDFVVLSDILGDEDHLGDMDFKVAGTRDGITALQMDIKIEGINKEIMQIALQQAYGARVHILNVMDQAIGEHRDDISDHAPRITTLKINPEKIRDVIGKGGATIRALTEETGTTIELEDDGTVKIASANGDATKEAIRRIEEITAEVEVGTIYNGKVVRIVDFGAFVTILPGKDGLVHISQIAEERVANVSDYLQVGQEVKVKVMEVDRQGRVRLSMKEAAPKAEAAPAE; encoded by the coding sequence GTGAATCCAATCGTAAAGAGTTTTGAATATGGTCAGCACACAGTCACGCTAGAGACTGGTGTTATTGCACGTCAAGCCGATGCCGCCGTTTTGGCAAGTATGGGTGATACCACAGTATTGGTTACTGTTGTTGGGAAGAAATTTGAAGAGCCAGGTCGTGACTTTTTTCCACTAACTGTTAATTACCAGGAAAAGACTTACGCTGCGGGTAAGATCCCTGGTGGTTTTTTCAAGCGTGAAGGCCGTCCATCTGAAAGCGAAACATTGATTGCCCGCCTTATTGACCGTCCAATCCGTCCACTATTCCCAAATGGCTTCAAGAATGAAGTTCAGGTAATTATCACAGTAGTTTCTGTCGATCCTGAAATCAACCCTGATGTTATTTCGATGATTGGTACTTCAGCTGCATTGGCTATATCTGGTCTGCCTTTCAATGGCCCACTAGGTGTGGCACGTGTTGGTTATACTGACGGCGAATATGTTCTTAACCCGAATGTCAGTCAACTTGTTGATAGTGATCTTGACCTGATTGTTGCCGGTACTCAAGGTGCTGTCTTGATGGTTGAGTCTGAAGCGGCTGCACTTCCAGAAGAAGTGATGTTAGGTGGTGTTGTTTACGGACACGACCAGCAGCAAGTTGTTATCAGTGCCATTAACGAGCTAAAAGCTGAAGCAAGCAAGCCTGCATGGGATTGGACAGCTCCAGTTCAAGACGCAGACCTTGTTGCTAAAATTAAAGATTTAGCCGAGGCCGAGATGGCCGCTGCTTACCAAATTGAAGTTAAGCAAGATCGTTACACTCAAGTTGGCGTTGTAAAGTCTGCTGCTAAAGAAGCATTATTGGCTGAAAACCCAGAAGCTGATTTGCGCGAAATCGACGGCCTTCTTGGTAGCTTAGAGAAGCAAGTAGTACGTAGCCGTATTATTGCCGGCAACCCGCGTATCGATGGTCGTGAACCTGATATGGTTCGTGGCTTGAACGTGATGGCTGGTGTACTGCCACGTACCCACGGTAGTGCTTTGTTCACTCGTGGTGAAACTCAGGCACTAGTGACTTGTACTCTAGGTACGGAGCGTGATGCTCAGAAAGTTGACAGCATCATGGGCGAGTACACTAACCGCTTTATGCTGCACTATAACTTCCCTCCATATTCTGTTGGTGAAACAGGTTTTGTTGGTTCACCTAAGCGTCGCGAAATTGGTCACGGTAAGCTAGCATGGCGCGGTATCAATGCCGTTATGCCTTCTGCTGAAGAGTTCCCATACAGCGTTCGTGTTGTATCTGAAATCACTGAATCAAACGGTTCAAGCTCTATGGCTTCTGTTTGTGGTACTTCACTTGCTCTTATGGATGCGGGTGTACCAATTAAGACCTCTGTTGCTGGTATCGCTATGGGTCTGGTTAAAGAAGGTGACGATTTCGTCGTTCTTTCTGACATCTTGGGTGATGAAGATCATCTTGGTGATATGGACTTTAAAGTTGCTGGTACTCGTGATGGTATTACTGCACTGCAGATGGATATCAAGATTGAAGGTATCAATAAAGAGATCATGCAGATCGCATTGCAGCAAGCCTATGGCGCACGTGTTCATATCCTGAATGTTATGGACCAGGCTATCGGTGAGCACCGTGATGATATCTCTGATCACGCTCCACGTATCACAACGCTTAAGATTAACCCTGAGAAGATCCGTGACGTGATTGGTAAAGGTGGTGCAACTATCCGCGCACTTACCGAAGAGACGGGTACAACTATCGAACTTGAAGATGACGGTACCGTTAAGATCGCATCTGCAAACGGTGATGCAACGAAAGAAGCAATCCGTCGTATCGAAGAGATCACTGCAGAAGTTGAAGTCGGTACTATCTACAATGGTAAAGTTGTTCGTATCGTTGATTTCGGTGCGTTCGTTACTATTCTTCCGGGTAAAGATGGTCTGGTTCATATCTCTCAGATTGCTGAAGAGCGTGTAGCTAACGTATCTGACTACCTACAAGTAGGTCAGGAAGTGAAGGTTAAGGTGATGGAAGTCGATCGCCAGGGCCGTGTACGTCTTTCTATGAAAGAAGCTGCGCCTAAAGCTGAAGCAGCTCCAGCCGAGTAA